atgagctcagggaccaaattcatgtgcttatataggcattctaccatcaagaatgcatttaccagccattaccactcattattggcTGTTACAATTCATTATTGGCCATTATCATCCATTAACAGCCATTCAATTTGGCTTTCAAAACTGATGAGcgttacaaaatttcaaaatgttatgaccatgaaTTATTACACAAAAATGCTCTCAGACAGGTTAAATCGATAAACTCGATCACCAAGTTAATCGGTTTTTAAGTTAGTTCTATTTTTTctcgaaaaaaaaatacatctatTTAGTTTTTACCTCATCACTCTAGTAATGTTGTCGATGAGAATTGAAGACAGAACACGAAGGTTATCTACCAATAAACTAAAgtcatttattaatattttaaaagacaaatatattatatataacatcttTATAacaaatttgtataaaaaaatcttatataactttttttaaaagtaatatgCACCGCTCTATGAGTAACCTATGGGTCGGACACTGATCCAGTGACCACCCAACAGTAACATAATATTATACCGTTTGAATCAGGTTTTAAAGAgcttaaaatataattggtAATCCACCTTGAttgattttgtgggaaaaatctGAATTCAATTCACGCGTTATCTAACGAGTTATAAACTTTCAGTGTGACTAAGACTTAATTaaggtgatatatatatatatatataactttaataTAATCTCTTTGTAAAGTACCAAAACCAAACTCTCTCTGGACAGTGTGTATAGAAGATACATTTCTGTTTCAGATCCTGAGCAGAAAATCAATACTATTGCATTGCCCTTGCACAAGTGTTAATTTTTTACGCTTAATTTCATGAACCCAGATGACAGAAAACGAAGGTTCAATGAAGCCATCGTTAATATGCTCTATCCCTCTCCTGAGTCTCCTCCTCTACCGCAAGTATATCTTTGTGcattttcttcttcaacttcttttattttattttaattcgatggttaatataattttatcatcgTCTAGCGCGAACAGGAGTTGAAACCTGTGGAAACAGCTTTGATCGACGACGGGTCTCGTTTTGACATTATTTCAGGTACAATTTTGGACAGCAAGGAGCATACTTTaacaatcacaaaaaaaattgaaacattcTTGGTATTTGCGTTGAAAATGTAGGCAATTTGGACGATTACGACAATGCCTCCACGAGCGGCAACGAAGAACATGACTCCCAGACGACGGAGAAGCTCACGAGGGCTCAACGAAAGAAAATCCGTAAGAAGAAGCTGAAGGAAGAAGCGATACATCGCGGAAAATTAATTGGGCCATTGTTGCCTCTCACCCCCACTCAAGTTCCAGAGGATGCTCCAACTGTTCGATCAAATGCTCCTGAAGAAGGTTCTTGAACCGATGAACACGTTGACTATCCCTTATGAATATCTTGTTATGTTATTTATCTGAAACTAATTTATGGCCACGTTACGAATGTCGTCTCTGACGTTTATGCTACGCACAACTTGGTTTAGGTGATGAAGATGTGGGGGCTTGTGCTAAATCCGTGAAAGTGAAGCACCGGAGGATGGCAAAAAGGCTCGCCAAAGAAAAGCAAAATGCCTCTATTTCGTAGAACGCCAATCAAAGTTCCGTTGTTGACATCAAAGAAGCCCTTTTATAAGTATATGCTGGCAACAATCACAAAATAGAGTATTCTATTTATTAGATTACAGTTCAGCGTTAAGCTCGTGATGCATTGATTAGATTTTATAAAGTAGTAGTTAGATTGAATGGCTGTATTACGACGATTGCGCTTTTTGTTAACTCtagaaattttctttttggatAACAACATTACTCTGAGATTGTGTGTGTCTtcataatttcatttatttgccCCTCAATTTATATAGGCAATGTATAAAATAGATGAGTATGGGAAAGGAGGAGGAAGTGATGAACACATTTGATGGGTTCGCACTTTCTCGCCACTAGCTTGTAGGGGGTGAAAATTGAAAAGTCCCCGTAACACTATTCTTCACTTCCCATGGTATTAACCATTAAGCTGTAAACTTCATTTTTTCATCTCCATGTCATTTAATGACCAATCGACTACTGAAAtcttcaaaaataattataataaccattaattagtttattaaaacaacaaaatacaTCTATCAATGACCTTAAAAGACAAAAACTTggaatattagtaatattttagtTCATTAATATCAATAAAATCTACAACCATAACTAAATCTTACCgagttattataataaatattgaaaactGATAAATTCAACCGATCCATCCAAACCAACCCCACCTTCAACAGGTTAAATGGACCAATTTCAATAGAGTCGACTCATTTTATCATCTCTCTATGCTGCAACAATAGTATAGAACCACCTCACACTGCAAATGAATCATCAcctatttatttaaattccacGCGTTGGAAAATTGGGTGGTTAGTACTTAGTAGTAATTCTTTCAACACgaatcaaaataattgattGGGACTAAGTAATGCGGCTCTTGCACCataatgggttttttttttaaaaaaaatgaccataatggatataatttttaaaaaaaatatgaatatggataaattgtacttttaagtaagattttactatgaaaaaatggtgctttaaagcacagttttgttttttaaaaaattgtcattaaaattgtatatgcatatacgattttagttttttatttatttatttattattaaaagttgaaatcatattttaacatatgattcaacatattttttttttatttatttattattaaaagttgaaatcatattttaacatatgattcaacatatttttttaattattttagaaatcgtattttaatattcaatttcagcattttttaaattattttagaaatcttatttttcattggaaaaaaaattaaaatcatattttgacATATGATTTCagtccttagagagaaaaaaaatattttaaacaaatgaaaaatgaaactaTGTTTTGATATatgatttctttattaaaaaatcgtATATCAAAGTTCAATTTAtccatttttcataatttaaaaaaaaataccaattatgataaaaaatttaaaaatcaacccACTTTCGTAATTAAACCAAGTAATACTCATGTGAAAATGCACGTCACAACTCACATGTCTACAAGTTTATTGGGCCATCTTGATGTTGGGTACACTAGAACATTGGTCATAACAACGTCATAAACCTTAGCACTGCTATTTTGTTATGCTTCTATATATGTAAGATTTCAAGCCATGAGAGGAAAAGGGAGGGAAAAAAACAAAGGGTAGATGTAACTAGAATGGCCGCAGGGTATCTTTTTACTGTAGCAAGTAGTGTATTAACATGGTTGGATATGCTACTATGTGAGCATGACCCCACAACCCCGACGATAATACAGGTCCATGAAAGTTCTGTACGCATGCACATGGTTCATCTATCCATCTTAAATAGTGGGCCGCAGTAAAATCTATCCAAGCTCAGCGGGTCCTTCACACTGCAGGTCCAAAATAATGCATTTATTAGATCCACGATAAAATGTTTCCGcaacaaacaacaaacaaaaaaaggtaTGGTTAGAAAATATTGGCagcatatatataatgttaagaatttcttttttcatatctTTTTTTTGGAATTATCTTGCACACTTCAAATATCTCAAAATTTATAAAGACAGATAAATAAAGAGTTCTTCAAAATATATCACTGCATGCGCGGACACTTATGCAAATTATCAGTAACAAGTTAGCCTGCCATATGGAAAGTGTGGTCTTTCAAGTTTTAGCCAGTGCCATGATAGTCACTTGGCAGAACCAATACTGCCggaaataatagtaataaacaaACATGCTTGGGTTTGGGTAGATTGACTTTCGTGGATTCAAATAATTTGAAGATCATGGTGGTTGAGCGACAATCAGCAACGTATATGCGCCCCCTACCCGCTTGTTGTAATAATATAAGGTACCATTTCATTCAATTTCCCGAAAAGCATATAATACTGAAATCTTGTCAGTGTCCACAAACCACACTTCCTTCATCTGTTCAGCGATTCCCATTCGTCTTTATCAACATTTTCACTACTGTTTTGCTAACACTGTAACCGTTAACGTTTGCATCATAGCGACACCTTATAAAACTACCAATACTATTTTCTAATGCAAAGCTTTGGTTCAATGATTCCAATTTGCACTGGTTAAAGActactttatttcaaaatataatttcaaccATAAATCTTGTTTATGTAGTAACGATAAAGTTAGGCCTAAATCGTGATACAAAACGCTACTATATTTCCAACAATaactaaatattaatattgtattaCAAAACGTACTAACTTGGGTACTGTTAttgtttctaattaaaattaatattttatatcaacaattatattttttaaatttgctaaataaaatggatgatGACTGTTtagataaaatatcaatttttattataaaataatactagcAATAACTGTACGGTATTAAGTTTCatgcttacaaaaatattattttaatgttgGCTTCAAACTTTCaatacttaacaaaaaaaatataaataaaaaataaacatagttAATACCTAAAGAACATAATTAttcctcttaaaaaataattttgaatactttattaatgtaaaaaaaaaaactacaacgTGAACTAATCAAAGATTACTATCATTTactaatatatgattttttacacTTTCGTTAGATAATATATTTTCTCAAGAATCAATAGTAAAACTTCTAGATTAAAGAGGATTTTACTACATGCTTTTACCGGTGGTTTGAGAGGAAATTTCAGCAGACTCCAGGTTTTATGGGTTCATTTTGAACCTGATGGACTGCAATTACGGAAAGCATGTTGTGATTTTCAAGGCATGCAGCCAGAGATCAAAAAGAAGAATTGTTTAGTCAAAAAATCAAGCCAGGAAGACAAAAATAGCGAAGAATAAGAGACAAAGCACCTAACAACATTATGCTTTTAGGGATTCGGGAAGAATGACATTAATCAAATCATCCCTTCATTCCATTCCATAATAcaccattaattaattaactaatatgAAATTCTCTCTAACGCCAAACCCCTTTCACTAGGCGCCAGAAGAAAAGATACCTTAAActgaaatatttataaacaaagtATACGGAATCTGAGAgaacattaaataaaagattttacCTGATGATCAATGACGAAGTGAACGGGGATAATCAAAAGGGACAGGGGAAATGGCGTTATCCAGTAGATCCGGGCGCATGTAACCAAATTTACGCATGACTTGATTGTCGGCAAAATTCAAAGCCTTCTGCATTCCGTTCCAGCAATCATCAGCGGAATACATGGCATTATACTTTCCACTACAGGGTTGACACCCTGTGAAGTGAGTTATGAATGGTCTCCTCCAACTCCCTTTTCCATTCCCAGCATCCTTCAAATACTCTTCCCTCATCTCACCGTAAGTCTCACTCACCTTCTCCGCGTGACGCCTCCTTAACCTACTCACCCCTTTTTCCATCTCATTATATTTCTCGGTAATGTTCTGGAACGTTCCTAAGATCTCTTCCCAGTACCCTTCGAAGTAGTACTCGCTCTCCAAGTAAATCCTGTCCGCccatttatctttttctatGGCGATTAAGTAAGCCAGGCCCGTCTGATCGTCTGACTCCGGGAAGAACTTGTCCTTGAAAGTTGACCGCAGCGTCTGGCCCCACTTTTCGTAATTGGGGGTCTGTGGGCCCATGCTGGCCCACGCCTCCATGAAGTCCAACGACCACTGGCAGTTTCTGATGAGGAAGACGCCGGCGTTGAGTCCCGTCCAGCTTCGCTTCTCGTGTATGAGGTGGGCCCAGCCGTGAACCACGAGATTGTGCTCCCTGTAACGCTCAAGGGGGAGCTTGAACTCCATGTCGGTGAACAACGCGTCCGAGTCAACCCACCAGATCCACTCCGCCTCCGGGTGGGCCACCATCGCGGCCCGCACCACAGGGTACTTGGCCCAATACGCAAACATCTTTGGGTCCAACAGTGCGTTGTTGTAGAAAACGTCGCACCCGTGGAGACGACAGTAGTCCACCTTGTTCTTGAAGAACCGCAGGAGGAGGTGGTCTCCTATGGGGTTCCGGCACGGCTTTGGCTGAGAACCGGTCACCATGAAAACCCTCTCTCTAGCTCCGGCGGCGAAGGAAGGGTGGAGCTTCAGCCACTCCTCGCGCTTCTCGTCCCAGTTGCGAACTTTCTTGTCCATGGTGTAACCCATTTGCGGGTCGTCGTAGAATGTTCTGTCGGGGGGGTCGAAGTTGAAATCGGGAGTACCGTGGTGCGGAACAGCGTCGTTTTTGGTAAGAGATTCGAAATTGGGGGTTTCCTTAGGGATGGTGGTGGTGAAGGAGGAGAAACCCCAGACGAGGATGAGAGCGGAGAATGCTCCTCCGAGGAAGAGAGATCCATCGGAGAGAAATACAGAGGAGGTTTTGTTTCTGTGGGGCTTCGCCATCATGGGAGAGTTGTTGTTTTGGTGATTAGAGAGTTCCGATGTAACCATTTTATTAAGAAAACGTGGAAGCGGTGCTGGATTTGTTTGTTGGTGTCTTTTGGCCTAAGTGTCGCTAGCTCCTCGGATTGCGCAGAATTCTCGTCTTTCTTTTTTACTGGAAAGTCTAGAATGCTGCATATCACAAGAGGTGAGGCTCAAggcagaaagaaagaaacatcTAAAATTGCTGAGATTCTAACGTTGGAAAATCCTGGGTGGTTATCTTGATGCGCATTGTCCTTTATATCAAAGAAGGGAGAGCGCCATCTACGGCATGGGCGAACTGGGGAAAAACAGTAAAAAGACTTGATTTCGGGCCTTCGTCGAGTTTGGGttctatgataaaaataatttaattataaataacttattCAAACATTAATTCCGagattgtgttttatttttatttaatgctgAGCATTTAGTTTGTTATTCTGTcttcttaatatattaaaaaaaattcgatCAAACTTGACTTTCTAATTATTCTTTACTAGTGAAACTGTTTCATTCAAGGATGGACAGTGATggatgaagaaagaaaagatgagATGACCACGTGAAGGGGCAACTTTGAAATCATGTACGCTGCTAATTTGGCTAACACGTTGCCTGATTTTATCGATTTATGTCGTGATTGAAGCTGctgacttgaaaaaaaaaagactatggGATCGATTGGAAAGCGTTTTTACCCCAGCCAGGAGGTATGTATGGCACAGGAGGAAAGTATCAAAATAGGAATGGCACGGACTCATGTAAAATCAGAAAAATGCAGAGTAATCAAAGAGTGTAATTTAGTTGATTGAATAATATGGGTGACTGTTATAACATTCTTAATatcatgtttaatttaattgattgattgagatatataaatGTTATCATTCTTTTGATACTATATTTAATtgttatggataaaaaatatatataatttataaacaaatcACTAACCTGGCATTAATAAGGACAGATAAGAACTCAAAAGAAAGACTTGGAAAAAACAGAACACACTTTCTCTAAACTAGGCCTCACAAACCACCTAGTTACGGAGACAATAATGCTATT
The nucleotide sequence above comes from Glycine soja cultivar W05 chromosome 11, ASM419377v2, whole genome shotgun sequence. Encoded proteins:
- the LOC114375591 gene encoding uncharacterized protein LOC114375591 isoform X2, producing MNPDDRKRRFNEAIVNMLYPSPESPPLPQELKPVETALIDDGSRFDIISGNLDDYDNASTSGNEEHDSQTTEKLTRAQRKKIRKKKLKEEAIHRGKLIGPLLPLTPTQVPEDAPTVRSNAPEEGDEDVGACAKSVKVKHRRMAKRLAKEKQNASIS
- the LOC114375591 gene encoding uncharacterized protein LOC114375591 isoform X1; amino-acid sequence: MNPDDRKRRFNEAIVNMLYPSPESPPLPQREQELKPVETALIDDGSRFDIISGNLDDYDNASTSGNEEHDSQTTEKLTRAQRKKIRKKKLKEEAIHRGKLIGPLLPLTPTQVPEDAPTVRSNAPEEGDEDVGACAKSVKVKHRRMAKRLAKEKQNASIS
- the LOC114376670 gene encoding galactomannan galactosyltransferase 1-like, whose translation is MVTSELSNHQNNNSPMMAKPHRNKTSSVFLSDGSLFLGGAFSALILVWGFSSFTTTIPKETPNFESLTKNDAVPHHGTPDFNFDPPDRTFYDDPQMGYTMDKKVRNWDEKREEWLKLHPSFAAGARERVFMVTGSQPKPCRNPIGDHLLLRFFKNKVDYCRLHGCDVFYNNALLDPKMFAYWAKYPVVRAAMVAHPEAEWIWWVDSDALFTDMEFKLPLERYREHNLVVHGWAHLIHEKRSWTGLNAGVFLIRNCQWSLDFMEAWASMGPQTPNYEKWGQTLRSTFKDKFFPESDDQTGLAYLIAIEKDKWADRIYLESEYYFEGYWEEILGTFQNITEKYNEMEKGVSRLRRRHAEKVSETYGEMREEYLKDAGNGKGSWRRPFITHFTGCQPCSGKYNAMYSADDCWNGMQKALNFADNQVMRKFGYMRPDLLDNAISPVPFDYPRSLRH